The Panicum virgatum strain AP13 chromosome 5K, P.virgatum_v5, whole genome shotgun sequence genome has a window encoding:
- the LOC120709993 gene encoding GTP-binding nuclear protein Ran-2-like, whose product MALPNQQVVDYPSFKLVIVGDGGTGKTTFVKRHLTGEFEKKYEPTIGVEVHPLDFSTNCGKIRFYCWDTAGQEKFGGLRDGYYIHGQCAIIMFDVTSRLTYKNVPTWHRDLCRVCENIPIVLCGNKVDVKNRQVKAKQVTFHRKKNLQYYEISAKSNYNFEKPFLYLARKLAGDQNLHFVEAVALKPPEVQLDMAMQQQHEAELAAAAAQPLPDDDDDLIE is encoded by the exons ATG GCGTTGCCGAATCAGCAGGTCGTGGATTACCCAAGCTTCAAGCTCGTCATCGTCGGCGACGGTGGAACTG GTAAAACCACATTTGTCAAAAGGCATCTTACTGGCGAGTTTGAGAAGAAATATGAAC CCACCATTGGTGTTGAAGTTCACCCTCTAGATTTTAGCACCAACTGTGGCAAAATCCGCTTCTATTGCTGGGACACCGCTGGGCAAGAAAAGTTTGGTGGTCTCAGAGATGGCTACTA TATCCATGGTCAGTGTGCCATCATCATGTTTGATGTCACTTCAAGACTGACATACAAGAATGTACCAACATGGCACAGGGACTTGTGCAG GGTTTGTGAGAACATTCCCATCGTCCTCTGTGGTAACAAGGTTGATGTGAAGAACAGGCAGGTCAAAGCCAAGCAAGTTACATTCCACAGGAAGAAGAACCTGCAGTACTATGAAATTTCTGCAAAGAGCAATTACAATTTCGAGAAGCCCTTCctttaccttgcaaggaagcTGGCAGG GGACCAGAACCTTCACTTTGTCGAGGCTGTTGCTCTGAAACCACCGGAAGTGCAGCTTGATATGGCCATGCAGCAACA GCATGAAGCTGAGCTTGCGGCTGCTGCGGCACAACCCCTGCCTGACGACGATGATGACTTGATCGAGTAG